The window GCATTGCCGATAGCCACGGTACGTCCGCGCACCGTCACCGGCGCCGCGTTCAGGCCGAGCGGGAAGGCGTGGCGCTTGCCCGCGAGCGTGAAGCGCCCCATGCGCGGGCCGAAGGCCGCGCCGAGTTCGGCAACGAACTCGGCCTCGGGCAAGGCCAGGCGCCGGGAGGCTTCGTCCGGCGCGCAGCACCACACCAGCGCGTAGCCCGCGACGCCGTGGTCGTCATGCGGCAGCAGCGCCAGCGGCCCCTCTTCGGTGAAGCGCTCCCAGGCCCAGCCGGGCCGCGGCGCGCTGCAGCGGACGTGGCCGATGATGGCGGTCTGCCCGTAGTCGCGATGCCAACCGCGCGGGCCCGGTCCTGCCGGCATCTGCCGCTGGAACAGGCCGCCCTCGGCCTGCACCGCGATGCGGGCCGCGAACACGGCGGGCTGGCCGTCGGCACCGGTACCCGACAGGCGCACGATGCCGGCGGCGGCTCCGGCGGCGGCTCCGGCGGCGTCTTCCACAGCATCGATCCGGGTCTGGAAGACCCGGGTCAGCCGCGGCGCGCCGGCCGCGGTCCGGGCCTGTTCCAATGCCCGCTCCAGGGCCTGGCACAAGTCGCCGTAGCGGACCACGTAGCCCAGTGCCGGTACGCCGTAGTCCTCGCGGTGCAGCGCCACGTGGCCGAAACGGCCCTGCTGCGACACGTGGATATGCTCGATCGGGGTGACCTGGGCCGGCCAGGCGCCGAGGGCATCGAGCAGCTCGCGGCTGCCGTGCGACAGGGCCAGCGCGCGCGGATCGTGCGCAGCGCGGGCAGGCGTGGCGGCGTCGATCAGCGTGACGCGCAGGTCGGTGCTGCGCAGCAGCTGGCAGGTCAGGGCCAGGCCGACAGGGCCGCCGCCGGCGATGGCGACGTCGGCGGCATCCAAGGCGACGTCCGAGGGAACATCCGCGGCCGCCCCGGGCGTGCCGAAGGAATCAGGGCTTGCCGGCTTCGTCATGAGGAGGCGGGGAGGCTTCGGAGGCGGGGTGCTCGGCGCCAGCGCCGCGCTTCCAGCAGATGGCGTCGGAGCGGGATTTGCCGGCATCGGCGTCGCGCCGGGCATTGTCCAGCTTGTGCTGGTCGAAGCCGGGCAGGGCTTGCAGCCTGGCCAGCAGCGCGCCGTAGTTGACGGCCGCGGCCGGGACCACGCAACCCTGGCCGCTGTCGGCGGCGCCGACCAGGATCAGCCAGAGAGCACCGTTCCAGG of the Cupriavidus malaysiensis genome contains:
- a CDS encoding UbiH/UbiF/VisC/COQ6 family ubiquinone biosynthesis hydroxylase encodes the protein MTKPASPDSFGTPGAAADVPSDVALDAADVAIAGGGPVGLALTCQLLRSTDLRVTLIDAATPARAAHDPRALALSHGSRELLDALGAWPAQVTPIEHIHVSQQGRFGHVALHREDYGVPALGYVVRYGDLCQALERALEQARTAAGAPRLTRVFQTRIDAVEDAAGAAAGAAAGIVRLSGTGADGQPAVFAARIAVQAEGGLFQRQMPAGPGPRGWHRDYGQTAIIGHVRCSAPRPGWAWERFTEEGPLALLPHDDHGVAGYALVWCCAPDEASRRLALPEAEFVAELGAAFGPRMGRFTLAGKRHAFPLGLNAAPVTVRGRTVAIGNAAQTLHPVAGQGLNLGLRDAFVLADALRTGCTPRSLQDFAARHRLDRAVTIGVTDFLPRVFALPSPLAAHARGASLAALACLPPLKHALAHQMMYGMRR